A window of Castanea sativa cultivar Marrone di Chiusa Pesio chromosome 1, ASM4071231v1 contains these coding sequences:
- the LOC142617289 gene encoding uncharacterized protein LOC142617289 produces the protein MRWFNGLRAGSIDSFKELTRAFRSCFITSSRVPRPLDSLLSMTMWEGETLKTYSDRYWEMFNEIGEDFDDVAIRTLKVGLPVEHDLRKSLTKKPVRSVCRLMDHIDEYKRVEEDQQQRKGKMKVIPQERRDSRLNRYNNNRPQRDFTGQSGSMAPQMVNTMFQEPAHQVLEKIKNESYFKWPNKMVGDPMRSNQSLHCQYHWERGHTTEDCRTLWNHLEQLVRDGRLK, from the coding sequence atgagatggtttaatggtcTGAGAGCAGGTTCTATTGACTCCTTCAAAGAGCTCACCCGAGCGTTTAGGTCTTGCTTCATCACaagcagtagagttcctcggcctttagATTCCTTGTTGTCTATGACCATGTGGGAAGGGGAGACTCTCAAAACGTACTCagacagatattgggagatgtttaatgaaatcggCGAAGACTTTgatgatgtagcaataaggactctcaaggtcggcctacctgtCGAACATGATTTGAGAAAATCATTGACCAAGAAACCTGTGAGGAGTGTGTGCCGGCTTATGGACCATATTGATGAGTATAAACGAGTTGAGGAGGACCAGCAGCAGAGAAAGGGTAAAatgaaggttatccctcaggaaaGGAGGGATTCCAGGTTGAATAGATACAACAATAATAGACCCCAAAGAGATTTTACTGGTCAATCTGGATCTATGGCTCCTCAGATGGTTAACACGATGTTCCAAGAGCCGGCGCATCAAGTATTGGAAAAGATTAAGAATGAGTCttacttcaaatggccaaacAAGATGGTGGGGGACCCTATGAGGAGCAATCAAAGTCTACATTGTCAATACCACTGGGAGCGGGGACATACTACCGAGGATTGTAGGACTCTATGGAATCACTTGGAGCAATTGGTCAGGGATGGAAgattaaaatag